The proteins below are encoded in one region of Mycobacteriales bacterium:
- a CDS encoding thioesterase family protein → MSQFQAESAVQRRADGPAYDASLSPHWAIGGKPNGGYTLSIIARAACDAVGAAHPMAVSAHYLRAPDSAAAEVRTEVVRTGRRVSTARATLWQGDKPQIDALVSTGELHAGPAEYAARQAPDMPPPEECVPPGTEKFVLEIFDRVDLRIDPATSPFPKFTGDPTIRYWFRLHDGSEPDPFSLLVAVDAAPPTVFNLQRYGWAPTVELTVLLRGLPAPGWLRCESTTRMMSDGWFDEEASVWDSTGRLVAQSRQLALVGQRPDKPSPGSK, encoded by the coding sequence GTGAGCCAGTTCCAGGCCGAATCGGCGGTCCAGCGACGCGCGGACGGCCCGGCGTACGACGCCTCGCTGAGCCCGCACTGGGCGATCGGTGGCAAGCCGAACGGTGGCTACACGCTGTCGATCATCGCCCGCGCCGCATGTGACGCGGTCGGTGCCGCACACCCCATGGCGGTGTCCGCGCACTACCTGCGAGCGCCCGACTCCGCGGCAGCCGAGGTGCGCACCGAGGTGGTGCGGACCGGTCGGCGGGTGTCGACGGCGAGGGCGACGTTGTGGCAAGGCGACAAGCCGCAGATCGACGCGCTGGTCAGCACCGGCGAGCTGCATGCCGGCCCTGCCGAGTACGCCGCACGCCAGGCACCGGACATGCCCCCGCCGGAGGAGTGCGTACCGCCCGGGACGGAGAAGTTCGTCCTCGAGATCTTCGACCGCGTCGACCTGCGTATCGACCCGGCGACCTCGCCCTTCCCGAAGTTCACCGGCGACCCGACGATCCGCTACTGGTTCCGGCTGCACGACGGTTCCGAGCCCGATCCGTTCTCGCTGCTCGTCGCCGTCGACGCAGCACCCCCGACCGTGTTCAACCTGCAGCGCTACGGCTGGGCGCCGACCGTCGAGCTGACCGTCCTGCTGCGGGGCCTGCCGGCGCCGGGCTGGCTGCGCTGTGAGTCGACGACCCGGATGATGTCCGACGGCTGGTTCGACGAGGAGGCGTCGGTGTGGGACTCGACCGGCCGCCTGGTCGCCCAGTCCCGCCAGCTGGCCTTGGTCGGCCAGCGCCCGGACAAGCCCTCCCCCGGTTCGAAGTAG
- a CDS encoding prenyltransferase, with the protein MPRRSATAIPAVAGIISAEQIVATAESIARAQEPDGAIPWFVGGHTDPWDHIEGAMAMTVAGLTEPVAEAYEWLRRTQLPDGSWVSKRTGGVVEDDTIETNQCAYIAVGAWHHYLITGDDAELDRMWPHVRAGLDFVTSYATDRGEIAWSVTKDGEERDGGPLLTGCSSTYQSLRVGLRLAEHFNEPQPEWEIAAGRLGHLIAEHPEVFAEKDRFSMDWYYPVLGGALRGAAAIERFKTRWDRYVVPGLGIRCVDDEPWVTGAETAECVMALDTVDLTEEALQMFADIQHLRAEDGSYWTGWQFEAQVNWPAEQSTWTAAAVVLAADALSRATPASGIFRADELPLPVRLEAVACGCEERATSH; encoded by the coding sequence ATGCCGCGGCGTAGCGCGACGGCAATCCCGGCGGTGGCCGGCATCATCAGCGCCGAGCAGATCGTGGCGACCGCGGAGTCGATCGCCCGCGCGCAGGAGCCGGACGGCGCGATCCCGTGGTTCGTCGGCGGGCACACCGATCCGTGGGACCACATCGAAGGTGCCATGGCGATGACCGTCGCCGGCCTCACCGAGCCGGTCGCCGAGGCCTACGAGTGGCTGCGCCGTACCCAGCTCCCGGACGGTTCGTGGGTGTCGAAGCGGACCGGCGGGGTCGTCGAGGACGACACGATCGAGACCAACCAGTGCGCCTACATCGCCGTCGGGGCCTGGCACCACTACCTGATCACCGGCGACGACGCCGAGCTCGACCGGATGTGGCCGCACGTGCGCGCGGGCTTGGACTTCGTCACGTCGTACGCGACCGATCGCGGCGAGATCGCCTGGTCGGTCACGAAGGACGGTGAGGAGCGTGACGGCGGTCCGCTGCTGACCGGCTGCTCGTCGACCTACCAGTCGCTTCGGGTCGGGCTGCGTCTCGCCGAGCACTTCAACGAGCCTCAGCCGGAGTGGGAGATCGCGGCGGGACGGCTCGGGCACCTGATCGCCGAGCACCCTGAGGTCTTTGCCGAGAAGGACCGCTTCTCGATGGACTGGTACTACCCGGTGCTCGGCGGGGCGCTGCGCGGCGCCGCTGCCATCGAACGGTTCAAGACTCGCTGGGACCGCTACGTCGTACCGGGTCTGGGCATCCGATGTGTCGACGACGAACCGTGGGTCACCGGGGCGGAGACCGCGGAGTGCGTGATGGCACTCGACACCGTCGACCTGACCGAAGAGGCGCTGCAGATGTTCGCCGACATCCAGCATCTGCGTGCCGAGGACGGGTCGTACTGGACCGGTTGGCAGTTCGAGGCCCAGGTCAACTGGCCGGCCGAGCAGTCGACATGGACCGCCGCCGCCGTCGTACTGGCCGCCGACGCGCTGTCTCGCGCGACCCCTGCCTCCGGGATCTTCCGGGCCGACGAGCTCCCGCTGCCGGTCCGCCTCGAAGCGGTCGCCTGCGGCTGCGAAGAGCGCGCAACCTCGCACTAG
- a CDS encoding LLM class F420-dependent oxidoreductase, producing MADAGSDLSDWPARLGRVGIWTGQLDFSSAEVVRDVAREVEALGYRALWTGEAVGREVLSAAQLLLSATSSLVVATGIANIWARDALATAAGQLALGEAYPQRFVLGIGVSHKPLLDVRGEDYRTPLTFMRDYLDGMDSAYGVYRAVLPAERPPRLLAALGPKMLALAAERADGVHSYFVPPEHTALAREVLGPERLLVPEQVCVVSEDPSVAREIARRHTSSYLRLSNYTANLQRFGFEESDFADGGNDRLVDTICVWGSPDAIAARVKAHLDAGADHVALQILVDDRRGLPRREWTELAPALLSL from the coding sequence GTGGCTGACGCCGGTTCGGACCTGAGCGACTGGCCCGCGCGGCTGGGCCGGGTGGGCATCTGGACCGGACAGCTCGACTTCTCCAGCGCCGAGGTCGTCCGCGACGTCGCCCGCGAAGTCGAGGCGCTCGGCTACCGGGCGCTGTGGACGGGCGAGGCGGTCGGGCGCGAGGTGCTGAGCGCCGCCCAGCTCCTGCTGTCCGCGACGTCGTCGCTCGTCGTCGCGACCGGCATCGCCAACATCTGGGCGCGCGACGCGCTGGCCACCGCGGCGGGCCAGCTGGCGCTCGGCGAGGCCTATCCGCAGCGGTTCGTCCTCGGCATCGGCGTCTCGCACAAGCCGCTGCTCGACGTACGCGGCGAGGACTACCGCACGCCCCTGACCTTCATGCGCGACTACCTCGACGGGATGGACTCGGCGTACGGCGTGTATCGCGCCGTGCTGCCCGCAGAGCGGCCGCCGCGACTACTCGCGGCACTGGGTCCGAAGATGCTGGCGCTCGCCGCCGAACGCGCCGACGGCGTCCACTCCTACTTCGTGCCGCCGGAGCACACGGCGCTCGCGCGCGAGGTCCTGGGTCCGGAGCGTCTGCTCGTGCCCGAGCAGGTGTGCGTGGTCAGCGAGGATCCGTCGGTCGCCCGGGAGATCGCACGACGCCACACCTCGTCGTACCTGCGACTGTCCAACTACACCGCCAACCTCCAGCGGTTCGGCTTCGAGGAATCCGACTTCGCCGACGGTGGCAACGACCGGCTGGTCGACACGATCTGCGTCTGGGGTTCGCCCGACGCGATCGCCGCGCGCGTCAAGGCCCATCTCGACGCCGGCGCTGACCATGTGGCGCTGCAGATCCTGGTCGACGACCGCCGCGGGCTGCCGCGGCGGGAGTGGACCGAGCTCGCCCCGGCGTTGTTGTCGCTGTGA
- a CDS encoding SigE family RNA polymerase sigma factor codes for MATDRDEEYRAYVVARRASLVRTATFLACGDHHVAEDLVQTALMRMYVAWPRVRQDTVDAYARKALVNALIDTKRRGFARHEHSRAELPDVAALEPPAPTDTEHAVFAALAALPARMRAAVILRHLSELTVAETAEALGCSEGTVKSQTSRALDQLRESLTAAGLPLGARDHDVPATARTS; via the coding sequence GTGGCAACCGACCGCGACGAGGAGTACCGCGCGTACGTCGTGGCCCGACGGGCCTCGCTCGTGCGCACGGCGACCTTCCTGGCCTGCGGCGACCATCACGTCGCCGAAGATCTCGTCCAGACCGCGCTCATGCGGATGTACGTCGCATGGCCGCGGGTGCGCCAGGACACCGTGGACGCCTACGCCCGCAAGGCGTTGGTCAACGCGCTGATCGACACCAAGCGTCGCGGCTTCGCGCGCCACGAGCACTCCCGAGCTGAGCTTCCCGACGTCGCGGCGCTGGAACCACCGGCGCCGACCGACACCGAGCACGCCGTGTTCGCCGCCCTCGCCGCGCTGCCGGCGCGGATGAGGGCAGCCGTGATCCTTCGGCACCTGAGCGAACTGACGGTTGCTGAGACCGCGGAGGCACTCGGCTGCAGCGAGGGCACCGTGAAGAGCCAGACCTCCCGAGCCCTGGATCAGCTACGGGAGTCACTGACCGCCGCGGGGTTGCCGCTCGGCGCCCGCGATCACGACGTACCAGCGACTGCGAGGACTTCATGA
- a CDS encoding class I SAM-dependent methyltransferase: protein MLTVDFEQFPVNPGDRVLDLGCGGGRHAFELLRRGAKVVAFDYSLDELRQVQTMFYAMATGGEAPEGSSATVARGDILALPFPDGAFDAVVCAEVLEHIPNDERAMAEIARVVKPGGRVAVTVPRWWPEQLNWALPKEYQHVPGGHIRIYRGDQLKARLTESGLVPRSQHHAHALHSPYWWLNCTFGRESLPSRTYNKLLVWDIMSAPWLTRTAEKLLNPVMGKSLVVYADKPAASSETAHAAA from the coding sequence ATGCTCACCGTCGACTTCGAGCAGTTCCCGGTCAACCCCGGCGACCGCGTCCTCGATCTCGGCTGCGGTGGTGGTCGGCACGCCTTCGAGCTGTTGCGGCGCGGCGCCAAGGTCGTCGCGTTCGACTACAGCCTCGACGAGCTGCGCCAGGTGCAGACGATGTTCTACGCGATGGCCACGGGTGGCGAGGCGCCCGAGGGCTCGTCGGCGACGGTCGCCCGCGGCGACATCCTGGCGCTGCCGTTCCCCGACGGCGCCTTCGACGCGGTGGTCTGCGCGGAGGTGCTCGAGCACATCCCGAACGACGAGCGTGCGATGGCGGAGATCGCGCGGGTGGTCAAGCCGGGCGGTCGCGTCGCCGTCACCGTGCCGCGGTGGTGGCCGGAGCAGCTGAACTGGGCGCTGCCCAAGGAGTACCAGCACGTGCCCGGGGGCCACATCCGGATCTACCGCGGGGACCAGCTCAAGGCACGGTTGACCGAGTCCGGGTTGGTGCCGCGAAGCCAGCACCACGCACACGCGCTGCACTCGCCGTACTGGTGGCTCAACTGCACGTTCGGCCGCGAGAGCCTGCCGTCGCGGACCTACAACAAGTTGCTCGTGTGGGACATCATGTCGGCGCCCTGGTTGACGCGTACGGCGGAGAAGCTGCTCAACCCGGTCATGGGAAAGAGCCTCGTGGTCTACGCGGACAAGCCGGCGGCATCCTCGGAGACGGCCCATGCCGCGGCGTAG
- a CDS encoding class I SAM-dependent methyltransferase, translating into MPLDEAEALYDAAWAVAPYGPILEIGTYCGKSATWLGAAAAARGGTVVTIDHHRGSEENQAGWEHHDAEVVDPETGLMDTLPFFRRTMHAAGLEDTVVAVLTKSPTAAALWSTPLAMLFIDGGHAEEHAQADYTNWSGFVMPDGVLAIHDVFEDPADGGQAPLHIYQRAITDGFTEVRHVGSLRVLRRTSK; encoded by the coding sequence ATGCCCCTGGACGAGGCCGAGGCGTTGTACGACGCGGCGTGGGCGGTGGCGCCGTACGGTCCGATCCTCGAGATCGGGACCTACTGCGGGAAGTCCGCCACCTGGCTGGGCGCGGCGGCAGCGGCGCGCGGCGGCACCGTGGTCACGATCGACCACCACCGGGGGTCCGAGGAGAACCAGGCCGGCTGGGAACACCACGACGCCGAAGTGGTCGATCCCGAGACCGGGTTGATGGACACCCTGCCGTTCTTCCGCCGGACGATGCACGCGGCTGGTCTGGAAGACACCGTCGTCGCGGTGCTCACCAAGAGCCCGACCGCAGCCGCGCTGTGGTCGACGCCGCTGGCGATGCTGTTCATCGACGGCGGCCACGCCGAAGAGCACGCGCAGGCCGACTACACGAACTGGTCCGGCTTCGTGATGCCGGACGGCGTGCTCGCGATCCACGACGTGTTCGAGGACCCGGCCGACGGCGGGCAGGCGCCGTTGCACATCTACCAGCGCGCGATCACCGACGGCTTCACCGAGGTCCGGCACGTCGGCAGCCTCAGAGTCCTGCGGCGTACCTCGAAGTGA